The sequence TCGCGCAACTGGATCTCGTGCATGGCTTCCTCCTTAATATGACTATTGTAGTCATGTTTAGGGAGAGACTCAAGCAGGGGCCTCTAGACCCAGCGTTTCACCGAGCCAGGCGACGGCAGATCCTCGCGAGGAAAACCTAAAAGCGCTTTAGGGATCCGCAGCTTCGCCCATACCACCGTGATCCGATCGGATCTCGCTGCCGTAACTCTCGCGAGCTGCTTCAAGCTACGGGATTGTGGACACGAGCATCTTCAGCATGATCGCATGGGCACTCGGACAGGCCGGCGCCATGGGCGTAGCGGCCTATCTGTTGTGGCAATGGACGAAGCCGCGATCTCGAGACGACCAAGACGACAACTAGCGTAGCGCGTACCGGCTCATCGCCATCGATCAGGGAGATGGAATATTTCCACCTCTGGTGGTGGCTGGGCCTCCCGCCCCTGAAGGATCTTGGAGACGTACTTCACCAGGCGGGGGAGTGCATGCGTGTCGTAGGGCTTGCGGACCACGCCCCAGACCACATGCTTTTGCGTCCGGGCCTTGGCAAGTTGGGCAGTAAGCAGGAACACCGGCACGTCGTGCAGCTCCTTGAGGTGCTGGGCGATGACAATGCCATCCCCGCCATCTCGGAGGTTGAGGTCGATCAAGGCCAGGTCCGGTCGGTCATGATCACATAGCGCGATGGCGTCCTCGACGTTGTCGGTCGGTCCGAGCACCCGATGGCCAGCAAGCTGAAGAACCCACTCGATGGCCAGTGCCACGACGACCTCGTCCTCGACCACGAGGATCAACATCACGTCTCTTCCCATGCAGGAGTGCAGCTACTGGAAGAGCAGCCCTGCGTTGGCGTTCCGGATCACGCGGATTAAGAATTCCCACCTTCGGCAATGAAGAGGCGCCCACCTGGGCGTCGCTGCAGGGAGGAGATCGACCAGCGGTTGAAGTTTTAAGTCGACCGCAGGCTCAGACCTCTTCTTCAGCCCTGCAGCTGGCCACAGCGACACACTCCTTCAGCACCTCCTGCATATCACGGTGCTGGTTGCTGCCGCGCCAGACGGTCCACCGATCGTAGTGGCGGTGCCAGCGCAAGTTGCGTTGCCGCAAGCAGTGGCGGAAGGTCTTCGAGGAGATACCAGCCGCCTTTGCCATCTCATCGGCTGTGACCAGCGAACCGACTACCTCTGCGGCCATCCTCTGCTTCCCCAGTCGTGCCTGGCATCACATCCGTCTCGTTGAGGTGACAGCCTCAACATCACTTCAGGAGCGGCAACGAGACAGCGACGATATGTCCTTGCCCGCAGTGCTGGGGGCGGCTCTGATGAATGAGAGGTCGGCGCAGAGACCGATCTAGGACGCAGGGAAGGTCCGCCGATGACGGCCAGCTTTGGGCAAAGCGGCGGCAGTCAGTTTCTTCGGGAAGGTTTCTCTGCCGTACGGGCGAA comes from Geminicoccus roseus DSM 18922 and encodes:
- a CDS encoding response regulator encodes the protein MLILVVEDEVVVALAIEWVLQLAGHRVLGPTDNVEDAIALCDHDRPDLALIDLNLRDGGDGIVIAQHLKELHDVPVFLLTAQLAKARTQKHVVWGVVRKPYDTHALPRLVKYVSKILQGREAQPPPEVEIFHLPDRWR